The proteins below come from a single Tachypleus tridentatus isolate NWPU-2018 chromosome 13, ASM421037v1, whole genome shotgun sequence genomic window:
- the LOC143239482 gene encoding uncharacterized protein LOC143239482 isoform X2 — MASVPKSQKFSIDDAFDDEEDDIIRSYGATTESTPLKPKPKTLALPNHVDEGLVVRVEPTKDRLRLANQKVPDDSLSKDSDSLIQSDIFNSEKYDSQKGWWNHPRVKENWRVMLAAFGLLIIGLGLLITGIVVQIMPKAGIQSFVFFIAGSICLIPGDLREDKSSR; from the exons atgGCAAGTGTTCCGAAATCTCAGAAATTTTCCATTGACGATGCTTTTGATGACGAGGAAGACGATATTATTCGTTCTTATGGAGCTACAACTGAAAGCACACCATTAAAACCAAAGCCAAAAACCCTAGCCTTGCCAAATCATGTAGATGAGGGTTTAGTGGTGCGTGTAGAACCAACCAAAGATCGCCTTCGATTGGCAAATCAGAAAGTTCCAGATGAT AGTTTGTCCAAAGACAGTGACTCTCTCATCCAGAGTGATATATTTAACTCGGAAAAATATGATTCACAGAAAGg CTGGTGGAATCATCCACGTGTTAAAGAAAATTGGAGAGTGATGCTTGCTGCATTTGGTCTTTTAATAATTGGTcttg gTCTTCTTATAACTGGAATTGTGGTACAGATAATGCCTAAAGCtg GAATTCAGAGTTTTGTATTCTTCATTGCTGGATCTATTTGTTTAATACCAGGAG ATTTGAGGGAAGATAAAAGTTCAAGATAA
- the LOC143239482 gene encoding uncharacterized protein LOC143239482 isoform X1, with protein sequence MASVPKSQKFSIDDAFDDEEDDIIRSYGATTESTPLKPKPKTLALPNHVDEGLVVRVEPTKDRLRLANQKVPDDSLSKDSDSLIQSDIFNSEKYDSQKGWWNHPRVKENWRVMLAAFGLLIIGLGLLITGIVVQIMPKAGIQSFVFFIAGSICLIPGAYHVVYVYCAVKGRQGYEFHNLPLFN encoded by the exons atgGCAAGTGTTCCGAAATCTCAGAAATTTTCCATTGACGATGCTTTTGATGACGAGGAAGACGATATTATTCGTTCTTATGGAGCTACAACTGAAAGCACACCATTAAAACCAAAGCCAAAAACCCTAGCCTTGCCAAATCATGTAGATGAGGGTTTAGTGGTGCGTGTAGAACCAACCAAAGATCGCCTTCGATTGGCAAATCAGAAAGTTCCAGATGAT AGTTTGTCCAAAGACAGTGACTCTCTCATCCAGAGTGATATATTTAACTCGGAAAAATATGATTCACAGAAAGg CTGGTGGAATCATCCACGTGTTAAAGAAAATTGGAGAGTGATGCTTGCTGCATTTGGTCTTTTAATAATTGGTcttg gTCTTCTTATAACTGGAATTGTGGTACAGATAATGCCTAAAGCtg GAATTCAGAGTTTTGTATTCTTCATTGCTGGATCTATTTGTTTAATACCAGGAG CTTACCATGTTGTTTATGTGTACTGTGCTGTTAAGGGAAGACAGGGATATGAATTCCACAACCTTCCACTCTTCAATTAG